The Enterococcus rotai genome includes a window with the following:
- the argH gene encoding argininosuccinate lyase has translation MGKLWGGRFEGKSEAWIDSFGASIPFDQTLAKQDILGSLAHVKMLAKTGILTTDEAKQITFGLNTLQQKLNAGELEFSIENEDIHLNIEKHLHEEIGPVAGKLHTGRSRNDQVATDMHLYLKEVVQEVIVKIHLLRQVLVDKAEENIETIMPGYTHLQHAQPISFAHHMMAYYGMLTRDQERFSESLKRIDISPLGCAALAGTTFPIDRAYSAKLLGFASIYDNSLDGVSDRDFILEFLSNSSILMMHLSRFCEEIILWCSHEFQFIELTDTFSTGSSIMPQKKNPDMAELIRGKSGRVYGNLFSLLTVLKGLPLAYNKDLQEDKEGMFDTSHTILTSLEIMAGMVESMTLNTDIMEKATEKDFSNATELADYLANKGLPFRQAHEIVGKLVLECTKQGIYLQDVPLEKYQTITPLIEADIYQTLASKTAVERRTSYGGTGFEQVQAAIMRSKLKLANEEN, from the coding sequence ATGGGAAAATTATGGGGCGGACGTTTTGAAGGAAAAAGTGAAGCTTGGATCGATTCATTCGGTGCTTCGATCCCTTTCGATCAAACATTAGCCAAACAAGATATTTTAGGGAGTCTCGCACATGTAAAAATGTTAGCTAAAACAGGTATTTTGACGACTGATGAAGCCAAGCAGATTACTTTCGGACTTAATACTCTTCAGCAAAAACTAAACGCTGGCGAACTGGAATTCAGCATAGAAAATGAAGATATCCATTTAAATATCGAAAAGCACTTACATGAAGAAATTGGTCCTGTGGCTGGCAAACTACATACAGGACGCAGCCGAAATGATCAAGTGGCAACCGATATGCATCTTTACTTAAAAGAAGTCGTTCAAGAAGTCATTGTAAAAATCCATTTACTACGCCAAGTCTTAGTAGATAAAGCTGAGGAAAATATTGAAACGATCATGCCTGGCTATACACATTTACAGCATGCTCAACCGATTTCGTTTGCCCACCATATGATGGCCTATTATGGAATGCTAACTCGAGACCAAGAACGTTTTTCAGAGAGCTTAAAACGAATCGACATCTCGCCATTGGGCTGTGCAGCACTCGCGGGTACGACATTTCCCATCGATCGAGCATATTCCGCTAAACTACTAGGTTTTGCTTCGATCTATGACAATAGTTTGGACGGCGTGAGCGACCGTGACTTTATTCTAGAATTTCTTAGCAATAGTTCTATTTTAATGATGCACCTTTCGAGATTTTGCGAAGAAATCATTTTATGGTGTAGTCACGAATTTCAATTTATCGAATTGACCGATACTTTTTCTACTGGCAGCTCGATTATGCCACAGAAAAAAAATCCTGACATGGCAGAATTGATTCGAGGAAAATCTGGTCGCGTATATGGCAATTTATTCAGCCTCTTAACCGTTTTAAAAGGGTTGCCGTTAGCTTACAACAAAGACCTACAAGAAGACAAAGAGGGGATGTTTGATACGTCTCACACGATCTTAACTAGTTTAGAGATCATGGCTGGTATGGTTGAGTCAATGACGCTGAATACAGACATCATGGAAAAAGCAACTGAAAAAGATTTTTCAAATGCTACAGAATTAGCAGACTACCTAGCCAACAAAGGGTTACCATTTAGGCAAGCACATGAAATTGTTGGTAAATTAGTCCTAGAATGTACAAAACAAGGCATCTACTTACAAGATGTTCCCTTAGAAAAATACCAAACGATTACCCCCTTAATCGAAGCTGACATCTACCAAACTTTAGCCTCAAAAACAGCTGTTGAACGGCGGACTTCATACGGTGGAACCGGCTTTGAACAAGTCCAAGCTGCCATTATGCGTAGCAAGCTGAAACTAGCTAACGAAGAAAACTAA
- a CDS encoding argininosuccinate synthase, with translation MKEKVVLAYSGGLDTSVAVKWLVDEGYDVIACCLDVGEKKDLDFIKNKALEVGASASYTIDAKEEFAQEFALIALQGHTFYEQSYPLVSALSRPLIAKKLVELAHETGATTIAHGCTGKGNDQVRFEVAINALAPEISVIAPVREWKWSREEEINYAKEKGVPVPADLDNPYSVDQNLWGRANECGILEDPWATPPEGAYELTASLENAPDEADVIELTFVEGVPTAINGKTMLLSELILDLNDLAGKHGIGRIDHVENRLVGIKSREVYECPAAITLMTAHKELEDLTFVREMAHFKPIIENQLSQIIYDGLWFNPLTDALIAFLKSTQKYVNGVVRVKLFKGHAIVEGRKSENSLYNENLATYTSADTFDQAAAVGFIKLWGLPTKVNAEVQASLNKQN, from the coding sequence ATGAAAGAAAAAGTTGTTTTAGCCTATTCTGGAGGACTAGATACCTCTGTTGCTGTTAAATGGTTAGTGGATGAAGGCTATGATGTGATCGCTTGCTGTTTAGATGTTGGTGAAAAGAAAGATTTAGATTTTATCAAGAATAAGGCGTTAGAAGTGGGGGCATCTGCTTCTTATACTATTGATGCCAAAGAAGAGTTCGCCCAAGAATTTGCTTTGATTGCTTTACAAGGCCATACTTTTTATGAGCAATCTTACCCTCTAGTTTCTGCGTTATCTCGTCCTTTGATTGCTAAAAAATTAGTCGAATTAGCTCACGAAACAGGGGCAACAACAATTGCCCACGGTTGTACAGGAAAAGGGAATGATCAAGTTCGATTTGAGGTTGCGATCAATGCCCTTGCACCCGAAATCAGTGTTATTGCACCTGTTCGTGAATGGAAATGGTCTCGTGAAGAAGAAATCAATTACGCTAAAGAAAAAGGGGTTCCCGTCCCAGCTGATTTGGACAATCCTTATTCAGTTGACCAAAACCTTTGGGGCCGAGCTAATGAATGTGGCATTTTAGAAGATCCCTGGGCTACACCTCCTGAAGGCGCCTACGAACTAACCGCCAGTTTGGAGAATGCACCTGATGAAGCAGATGTCATCGAGCTAACTTTTGTTGAGGGCGTTCCGACAGCTATCAATGGCAAAACCATGCTGTTATCTGAGTTGATCCTCGATTTAAATGACTTAGCTGGTAAACATGGCATTGGGCGAATCGATCATGTGGAAAACCGCTTAGTGGGAATCAAATCACGTGAAGTTTATGAATGTCCAGCAGCGATCACTCTAATGACCGCTCATAAAGAGCTGGAAGATTTGACCTTTGTCCGTGAAATGGCTCATTTTAAACCAATCATCGAAAATCAATTATCACAAATCATTTACGATGGATTGTGGTTCAATCCGTTAACCGATGCCTTGATCGCTTTTTTAAAGTCTACTCAAAAATACGTAAATGGCGTAGTTCGAGTAAAATTGTTCAAAGGGCATGCAATTGTTGAAGGTCGTAAATCAGAAAATAGTCTCTACAACGAAAATCTAGCAACTTATACATCTGCTGATACTTTTGATCAAGCAGCAGCTGTTGGCTTTATCAAACTTTGGGGCCTACCAACTAAAGTCAATGCGGAAGTTCAAGCATCATTAAACAAGCAAAATTAG
- the rplM gene encoding 50S ribosomal protein L13 has protein sequence MVRTTYMAKSGEVERKWYVVDATDIPMGRLSTVVASILRGKNKPTFTPHVDTGDFVIVINADKIKLTGNKASDKIYYRHSQYPGGLKSVTAGELRDKNSRRLIETSVKGMLPKNTLGRKQFTKLNVYGGAEHPHAAQQPEVLDITNLI, from the coding sequence ATTGTGCGTACAACATATATGGCCAAATCTGGCGAAGTAGAACGTAAATGGTATGTAGTAGATGCAACAGATATCCCAATGGGACGTCTTTCAACTGTAGTTGCTTCTATCTTACGTGGAAAAAATAAACCAACATTCACACCACATGTGGATACTGGAGATTTCGTAATTGTAATTAATGCTGATAAAATCAAATTAACTGGTAACAAAGCAAGTGATAAAATTTACTACCGTCACAGCCAATACCCAGGTGGGTTGAAATCTGTTACTGCTGGTGAATTACGCGATAAAAACTCTCGTCGTTTAATCGAAACTTCTGTAAAAGGTATGCTTCCTAAAAACACTTTAGGCCGTAAACAATTTACTAAGTTAAACGTATACGGTGGAGCTGAGCATCCACATGCTGCACAACAACCAGAAGTATTAGATATTACTAACCTAATTTAA
- the rpsI gene encoding 30S ribosomal protein S9, with translation MAQVQYSGTGRRKKSVARVRLVPGTGKITVNKKDVEEYIPHADLREVINQPFGVTETKGAYDVMVNVNGGGYSGQSGAIRHGIARALLEVDPDFRGALKRAGLLTRDARMVERKKPGLKKARKASQFSKR, from the coding sequence TTGGCTCAAGTACAATATAGCGGCACTGGCCGTCGTAAAAAATCTGTAGCTCGCGTACGTTTAGTACCAGGTACTGGTAAAATTACTGTAAACAAAAAAGATGTTGAAGAATATATTCCACACGCTGACTTGCGTGAAGTTATCAACCAACCATTTGGCGTAACTGAAACTAAAGGCGCTTATGATGTAATGGTAAACGTTAACGGTGGAGGCTACTCTGGTCAATCAGGTGCGATCCGTCACGGTATCGCTCGTGCATTATTAGAAGTAGATCCTGACTTCCGCGGAGCTTTAAAACGCGCTGGTCTTCTTACACGTGATGCCCGTATGGTAGAACGTAAAAAACCAGGTCTTAAGAAAGCTCGTAAAGCTTCACAATTCTCAAAACGTTAA
- a CDS encoding TIGR04197 family type VII secretion effector produces the protein MLVAKGSIDFKPTNSINTSTSPATNELKTLITSFQQTIDTYKTCLTTEVRNVQAVHNAIEEADKKIKDSISTTMQA, from the coding sequence ATTTTAGTTGCAAAGGGAAGTATTGATTTTAAGCCAACAAATAGCATTAATACGTCTACAAGTCCAGCAACAAATGAGTTGAAAACTTTAATAACTAGTTTTCAACAAACAATTGATACTTATAAAACCTGTTTAACCACAGAGGTAAGAAATGTACAAGCCGTACATAATGCAATTGAAGAAGCAGATAAAAAAATAAAAGATAGCATATCAACAACGATGCAAGCATGA